Proteins encoded within one genomic window of Anopheles gambiae chromosome 3, idAnoGambNW_F1_1, whole genome shotgun sequence:
- the LOC1268875 gene encoding uncharacterized protein LOC1268875, translating into MEIVPEGNNFVIVKECELPAMMEELEKYFPHSLKFHQTIKTYLNDRVWRFQFYRAKTWPQDPVCLHFPGCTYTPDNRTNESVGIFCPPDKLERMELIKDEDVLFEWHSPLYMNFTHVGIMFKMEEIFREKVNGRLEGHIYGDIYVHECPDELNLVLEPLAANEVIMKPLCIDDVKDIHDLYPAGDIESLELFEKLVIQLPGFGVFNQSDNELAAWSLQSYYGGMFSMQTKPKFRRKGYGIQLAQSLTKLVIRRGYIPFVVIRPENDASRGLYTKLGFRKAFESVRGTFVPLVGENHLQNNLTAYKQRQISNEENCTIEPAELTNGIASYKDNDNC; encoded by the exons ATGGAAATCGTACCAGAAGGAAACAATTTCGTGATCGTTAAAGAATGTGAACTACCAGCAATGATGGAAGAGCtggaaaaatattttcctCACTCTTTAAAA TTCCATCAAACTATTAAGACGTACCTGAATGATAGAGTGTGGCGATTTCAATTTTACAGAGCAAAGACATGGCCACAAGAtcctgtttgtttgcattttccagGTTGTACATATACG CCGGATAACAGAACGAATGAAAGTGTAGGTATTTTTTGCCCACCAGACAAACTAGAGCGAATGGAATTGATTAAAGATGAAGACGTTCTGTTTGAATGGCATAGTCCACTATACATGAACTTTACACATGTAGGTATTATGTTTAAGATGGAAGAAATTTTCCGAGAAAAAGTAAATGGAAGACTAGAGGGTCACATTTATGGCGACATTTACGTACACGAATGTCCCGATGAGTTGAACTTAGTGCTAGAACCATTAGCAGCGAATGAAGTGATCATGAAACCGCTGTGCATCGACGACGTAAAGGATATACACGATTTATATCCGGCAGGTGATATCGAAAGTTTAGAGTTATTTGAAAAGCTAGTCATCCAGCTTCCAGGCTTCGGTGTATTTAATCAATCGGATAATGAACTAGCTGCATGGAGTTTGCAGTCATATTATGGTGGAATGTTCTccatgcaaacaaaaccaaaatttaGAAGAAAAGG ATACGGTATTCAGCTAGCACAATCTCTGACTAAGTTGGTAATTCGTCGCGGATATATACCGTTTGTTGTCATAAGGCCAGAAAACGACGCTTCTCGTGGACTTTATACGAAGCTAGGTTTCAGAAAAGCTTTTGAAAGTGTTCGTGGCACATTTGTGCCTTTAGTTGGCGAAAATCATTTGCAGAATAATTTGACGGCCTACAAACAGCGTCAAATTTCAAATGAAGAAAATTGCACAATAGAACCAGCTGAGCTAACTAATGGTATTGCATCATACAAGGATAATGATAATTGCTGA
- the LOC133392937 gene encoding uncharacterized protein LOC133392937, translated as MHIKVAYCVYQEKKRSSKMAANSADRLPRAQDFSDLAKEWPKWKQQFHIFMIANNKINEDERNKIAIFLWLVGDHGVEIYNTLFPSNGDMKAMLGEIVENKTKKDDKGDAAKKEEIGRTLDDVITAFDSYCLPRKNLAIEAFKFNLIEQKENQPFAEFETALRKQMAFCEFECANCHASYADRMLRDRIIVGIQNKTLQLKLLDAKDEPLKNVVEMCKTYEAASKHKQLIQTNDVHHLNSVEKDAGNWKIDTIQRSELHKASCYNCGQPFNGSHRRYCPAKNVTCNNCGKRGHFMKFCKAPKINSNSDISREPVRTTHEVKQRNDKDVNMIAWADSE; from the exons ATGCATATTAAAGTCGCATATTGCGTGTAccaagagaagaaaagaagcagcaaGATGGCGGCAAATTCAGCAGACCGCTTACCAAGAGCGCAGGATTTCTCAGATTTGGCAAAAGAATGGCCAAAATGGAAGCAGCAGTTTCACATCTTTATGATTGCGAATAACAAAATCAACGAGGACGAGCGGAACAAGATCGCGATCTTTTTATGGCTAGTTGGTGATCATGGAGTTGAAATATACAACACATTATTTCCCAGCAACGGAGACATGAAGGCAATGTTGGGTGAAATtgtcgaaaacaaaacaaaaaaagatgataAGGGAGATGCtgctaaaaaagaagaaataggCAGAACATTGGATGACGTCATTACTGCTTTTGATTCTTACTGTCTTCCAAGAAAAAATTTGGCCATCGAAGCGTTCAAATTCAACCTCATAGAGCAGAAAGAAAATCAACCCTTTGCAGAGTTTGAAACGGCACTACGAAAACAAATGGCATTTTGCGAATTTGAGTGTGCAAATTGTCACGCATCCTATGCTGACCGAATGCTTCGTGATCGTATTATAGTCGGCATCCAGAATAAAACGTTGCAGCTAAAATTGTTGGATGCAAAAGACGAGCCGCTTAAAAACGTCGTAGAAATGTGTAAAACGTATGAGGCTGCATCAAAACACAAGCAGCTAATTCAGACCAACGATGTACATCACCTCAATAGTGTAGAAAAAGATGctggaaattggaaaatagaCACAATTCAGCGTAGTGAACTTCATAAGGCAAGCTGCTATAACTGTGGACAACCTTTTAACGGGAGTCATCGTCGTTATTGTCCTGCAAAGAATGTGACCTGTAACAATTGCGGAAAGCGGGGACATTTCATGAAATTCTGCAAAGCTCCGAagatcaacagcaacagtgaCATCTCACGGGAACCGGTACGAACAACGCATGAAGTGAAGCAAAGGAACGACAAAGATGTAAACATGATCGCGTGGGCTGATTCAG AGTAA
- the LOC133393321 gene encoding uncharacterized protein LOC133393321 has product MAANSADRLPRAQDFSDLAKEWPKWKQQFHIFMIANNKINEDERNKIAIFLWLVGDHGVEIYNTLFPSNGDMKAMLGEIVENKTKKDDKGDAAKKEEIGRTLDDVITAFDSYCLPRKNLAIEAFKFNLIEQKENQPFAEFETALRKQMAFCEFECANCHASYADRMLRDRIIVGIQNKTLQLKLLDAKDEPLKNVVEMCKTYEAPSKHKQLIQTNDVHHLNSVEKDAGNWKIDTIQRSELHKASCYNCGQPFNGSHRRYCPAKNVTCNNCGKRGHFMKFCKAPKINSNSDISREPVRTTHEVKQRNDKDVNMIAWADSE; this is encoded by the exons ATGGCGGCAAATTCAGCAGACCGCTTACCAAGAGCGCAGGATTTCTCAGATTTGGCAAAAGAATGGCCAAAATGGAAGCAGCAGTTTCACATCTTTATGATTGCGAATAACAAAATCAACGAGGACGAGCGGAACAAGATCGCGATCTTTTTATGGCTAGTTGGTGATCATGGAGTTGAAATATACAACACATTATTTCCCAGCAACGGAGACATGAAGGCAATGTTGGGTGAAATtgtcgaaaacaaaacaaaaaaagatgataAGGGAGATGCtgctaaaaaagaagaaataggCAGAACATTGGATGACGTCATTACTGCTTTTGATTCTTACTGTCTTCCAAGAAAAAATTTGGCCATCGAAGCGTTCAAATTCAACCTCATAGAGCAGAAAGAAAATCAACCCTTTGCAGAGTTTGAAACGGCACTACGAAAACAAATGGCATTTTGCGAATTTGAGTGTGCAAATTGTCACGCATCCTATGCTGACCGAATGCTTCGTGATCGTATTATAGTCGGCATCCAGAATAAAACGTTGCAGCTAAAATTGTTGGATGCAAAAGACGAGCCGCTTAAAAACGTCGTAGAAATGTGTAAAACGTATGAGGCTCCATCAAAACACAAGCAGCTAATTCAGACCAACGATGTACATCACCTCAATAGTGTAGAAAAAGATGctggaaattggaaaatagaCACAATTCAGCGTAGTGAACTTCATAAGGCAAGCTGCTATAACTGTGGACAACCTTTTAACGGGAGTCATCGTCGTTATTGTCCTGCAAAGAATGTGACCTGTAACAATTGCGGAAAGCGGGGACATTTCATGAAATTCTGCAAAGCTCCGAagatcaacagcaacagtgaCATCTCACGGGAACCGGTACGAACAACGCATGAAGTGAAGCAAAGGAACGACAAAGATGTAAACATGATCGCGTGGGCTGATTCAG AGTAA